The genomic DNA GTGATTGTGTTGTACAAAAGGTGTATCCTCGACAAGGGACGCTTTACTGAGCTGCACGAAAAAGGTGTTATCAATTCAACCGTTGACCCACTCTATGAAGCAGCTCTGAAGGACAAAACAGAGTCATCTTGGCCGTTCGGCTCGGAAGATAAGGAGCAACACGATGATGCTGAAAAGTGCAAGAAAATACATCCTCTGCCTAATGAAGCGAGGAGTTTGGAGATAGCAAAGGAGGATCGTACAGTCGGAGTTGTGACATCCAGGCTTTATTGGGACTATTTCAGAAGTGGAGCACATCCTTTGATGATAACTGGAATGGTTGGTTTAAGTCTCATAACACAAGGTAAACTTATTATTAGGTTGAGTTAGAAACCTTGGGTCAGGCCCTAACAGGGAATACAGCAACcatttttctatatttcttttattctactTCGTGCAAATCATTTGACAATGGCTATGCTTTTAACCAACAATACACGTTGTTTTTAGATTAGATGGTAGAGTTAAGAGACACTGCACAAATATCTGACCATGTTCCCGATATCTCATTTGCTCCTACAAGCACGAGGCAAGTACGAGTCGAACGTGAATAGCGAGTCACGTCCTCGCGTTTGCATTGCACTTGCCTCCACTCGCTTGAAAAAGGTAATAACTGAAAACTAATCGCTCTACAAACTAACTTTCTGAGACCGAATGTAGTTTTCTAACAATATTTAGGTGTAACATGGTTGACTGCTTTATTTATTCTGTGACGTTGTGGTGCTTGCATAAACATCCCCAAGATATTAACGGTAGTAGCTAATCAAGGCTAGTTGTGTCTAGGCCCAATAAATCTTACAATGTACAACCGAGTGATCATATAGAAATACATTTCAACCACTACATATTAATGTTGTTTCTTTCAGCCATTATAGTTGCTCCAGACTTGTGGCTTTCGTTTCTTGCAAGGCTAAACCAAGAGGATCAGAAGAACAAGACTTATCTATCTGTCTTCGCCTGTCTGGTTGGCGCGTGTTTTATATTTACTATCGTTCGGGCTTATGGATTCTTCCATGTTTGTCTAAAGTGCGCCGAGCGCCTTCACGATAAAATGCTTGTGGCCATTTTACAAGCACCTGTCCTGTTCTTTGATTCAAATCCAGTGGGAAGAATCCTAAATCGCTTCTCCAATGATATTGGCTGCGTAGATGAGTTGTTACCTAAAACATTCCTGGCGGCAATGCAGATGCTCTTGGTGATATTTGCCCAAATTCTGGTAACAGTTGCCACAAATGTTTGGCTGGTGTTTCTTGTTGTTCCAATTTCCGTGCTGGTCGGTTTTCTATCCAATTATTACTTGAAGACTGCCAGAGAACTAAAGAGGTTGGAGTCGATATCCCGAAGCCCAGTGTTTGCTCATTTTTCGGAGACCCTGATAGGACTGGACACGATTCGTACGAGAGGAAGACAGAGAGATTTTGTGGATGCACTGTACAGGTATGTTAGAGACATTGATTCAGGGTGTGGTGCCAGAGCCAATAAATGCACAGGGCACAAATGACTCATTATTCCTCATTTTCAGTgagctgtttattttttatttaccgGCAATACACGCAATTGCATCACGCTTTCTTTTGTAATCCTATCTGGTATGTGCTAAGACACTGGTCAGCGGGCAGTGGACCTTTCCGTACAAGGCACGGTTGCGAAACGAAGTTATCCAGTGGTGAGACTACAGTACTTGCTCTGTGGGGTTTTCGTTCTTCTGATGGGATTTCAACAGACTCATAATAGGAACGGTCAATCAACAAGATCGCGGGATGCAGAAATTTCACGATTAGTCAAAAGTGTAGCAAATGTATCGAacgcgattggttatcaccagcccgattagagaactaataggacagtgtaagTGTCATGACGAGTCATGCCCGCGTGTAAGTGtatgcgcgcgctgttgtcggGAATTTCGcggtttttttaatgaaaacgtataactgttgtctagtttctttctttactttgtcatagttttgattaattggtaagaGAACGTcatgtcgtccaattttgtCTTTAATAATACTCGTAATTAAAAATATCAGACTCCCGCTTCGCAGTCGTCCTTTGTTAATCTTTCGTATATTCActgaccgaattggactccattaTGAGTTTCTCCTTCTGATAAATGTTATACTTAGTATAAGAGATATAGTTGTGATAGTGAACAATTAAGAATTGGTTTTTTTGagaatttaccatttttaatgGAAGAGTATCCATATCGTTAAAAAATTCGGCTTTAGCGGTTCTCACTTCATCTCGACGAATGGAGCATACCTAAGAATAAGATGTGGTTACGGAAAAGATCTTTCGGATACTTAGCTAGAGGCTTACGGATGTTGATTGGAGAGTAACATCTTTTTGAGAGGGTGGGGTGTCGGGCAGAATTTGTTGAAGGACTCCATTACATTGTCAGACCAAAGGAGACACTGGTCTCACTTCAGTTTGCAGATCCGATGTAatctatttgaattttttttcggagTGATTgtcgtaaaaaaaataatgcgatttaacaacaacaagccaatcagagcaaaagAGAAGATCACAATTAGTGACAGAGgacttaacttaaaaacaaggAAACGGCATTGAACGTTGACAAACGCGTTCGACTAATAGGTTGGTTTTGCGCAAGTTTGCTGGACCAATCACTTAGCAAAGTAATAGAAAGCTCATACAATCCGGTTTATTGTCAACAGGCCACTAAAAAATCACTCTATTATTAAAACTTATTATGATTAAAACTCGTCCCCTCAGATATCAAGATGTTCATAATCAGGCGTACATTATGGTGATGGCCAGCGGTAGGTGGCTCGGTGCACGTTTGGATTGTCTCGCTTCCTTCCTCCTCGGTGCAGTTGCTCTGGCTGCAATCTTGGTATCTCAAGATGCTGGTAAGCTCAAGATTCTTAGTAAGGaacattttttaatctttctatGTAAAGAAAGAATTTATACAGTCGTGTATAAACACAGCATGAATAACTgaataattttatgaaataGGTGTAAATATACGTGCTCTGTCATCAACGGGTGGTTTCTAAACACAACAGAAAAGTTAGAGTCACTCGGCTGGCTTAAGTGCTAAGCAAAGTTTGAAATGTCTTGTATGATTTAAAAAGGGAAACTCGTGTTGATAACTCCTCTGCGCCTGCTAAGCTTGGAGTCAAAACAACGACGCTGAGAAAGATGTAAAAAAGACGCGTTAtttattctctccttttaaGTGACTGCCTGGACCAAGCTAGGTAACGTAGCCTTGTAAAGTTTTTCCTTTCGTCATATGTTTTGAGCTATCGAGAGAAAACAAGTCCGGAATTTATAGattaaagttcaatttttcttttcagcttacGCTGGTCTCGCTCTTGTTTACGTCATCCAAACTCTGAGCTCGACTCAATACGCTGTTAGAAAAACCTCTGAAGTGGAAAACTACATGACGTCAGTTGAGCGAGTTATGACCTACACCCAACTCGATCAGGAGCCTGGATACGGGGAAGAACGAGCACCACCAAAAGACTGGCCTCGGAGAGGAAGTATTGTGTTGAGAGATGTATCATTGACATACTATCCGGGCGGACCTCAAGTGCTGAAGAACATCAATCTTAACGTCAAAGGAGGAGCAAAGATCGGAGTTGCCGGCCGTACGGGAGCCGGGAAGTCATCTTTTGTAGCAGCTCTCATGCGCATGCCTGATGCTGATGGGAAGATAATCATCGACGATATTCCAATTAAAGAGATAGGCCTCCAGCAAGCCCGACGAGGTATCTCGATTCTTGGCCAAAGTCCTGTTCTTTTTAGCGGATCTTTGAGGAAAAATCTCGATATTTTAGACAAGTTTGAAGACGCTGAATTATGGCAGGCTTTAGAGGatgtgcaactgaaagattttgtcgAGAGGCTCGAGGCCAAGCTGGATCACGAACTTCTGGAACATGGCGCTAATGTGAGTGTCGGAGAGCGGCAGTTAATTTGCTTGGCTCGTGTGCTGCTACAGCGAAGTAAAATCGTCATCTTGGACGAGCCAACTGCGCATGTTGACCCAAACACAGAGCAGACGATTTGGAATGTAGTGCGGGAAAAATTGAAGGAGTACACTGTGATCACTATAGCTCACCGTTTGAACACGATAAAAGACTGCGAGAAGATTCTGGTCTTGAAAGATGGAGAAGTTAAAGGATTTGACAGTTGTGACTCAATAATAAACATTAAGTGAGATGCGGTCTATTATATTGTGCGGTTTATAATCTTCTCCAGAGCTGGCATTTGATGTTATTGTTCGGTTCTGGCTCCTTTATACTCCTATGCATCCTTAAAATCTCTCTCGCTGTCATGCTTTGGGGTGTCAGGCAATGTCCAAtttgccgtgggtctgttctatgatatatagatttagccaacctaaaagcggagctcgcattttttttcctgcacgtctcaagggcacaacaccttgccccggccaggactagaaaccgagtcgtccgactcggagcccagtgcactgaccactgggctactgaacaaagccgtggtgtTGGCTTGCCCGCGGTACAGATGACCACGTATGTtgaaagtagcaccttgtacggttgtacggtcgtacggtcgtacatccaaattttttcggcctgatgggttactactattttgtataattatggggctacgctttGCGAGCTTCGCTATTAAATCACAGACGAAGTcataatgtggtaagaacagcAAAACGGCACACTAGGCGCAGGCAAGTGTGTCACTGCAGTTCCAACTGCTCTATGACctcctctgtgatctattaatGAACAGACCCACCGTAACATagataacatttattttatgtaataaacaaagcaaattttttttcatgtggacgTCACTTATCCGTCTGTCCCCCAACTGATCATAAGTAAAAGACCAATGGAGATGCCCTGGGAACGACTTACGAGCGCCACTTACCACCCAACGCAATGCGCACAAGAAACAAGATAACAGTTTATTCAGAAATAGAAAACTGTTCAGCAGTCTAGCTATGAGCAGATTTAGGGTCCGATATCAGAGAGTAACAGGTTGTCACGTCAACATTCGCTTTGGGTATAAATTTAGATCTCCTCGGATGAGCATGTCAGCATTTACGTTGGGTAAAAATTAAGATCTccagcttgatcatcctgttacgcgtggaaacatcaaatgttactcacatattcagataattacctgaatcaaaagttatatatttttgaataacctgcttccttgaATTGTGCTCCAGAAATAATAAATGGCATGAGAAATGAAACTTTGTCTTGAATGTTAATTGCAACGGCAATCAAAACACCTGCGAAGCTATAACAACAATTACCTctccatgtaaacaaaccataatgaagcatgacaagaataaattaatctcacccagtttgaatgtagaatccaaaatctaattaccGAAGCTTAGTAACCAGACATCAGATCGGACGCGAACATCGGACacctttttcaaatgttcccgcagataagccgcacccaCAATTTCTAGCGATGATTTTTGGAAAAaggtgcggcttatctgcggGTTTTTATGGTAACTTActggtgaataggaaaaagtTCAAAGCATTTTCACTGCTTCTGTCGTTCTAAATATTACATGTCAGTCACGCCACCAATTtcccctttaacccctaagagtgactagcatctaatttctccctataatatcacctctgaatcattcatttaggtcatgagaagaaaggaaatgatcatcaactaaagaagctcttgattgttaaacaaattctccttgtcagaaccttaggaaatgtatggagaatggtatggagaatatgcataatgatcttagggtgtgaagggttaagtgtgttttttttatgatgtgtactttttcttatggacatCTAattttagtatctatcttttaccagctgacataTGAGAAGAATCAATTCCCCATTAGTAATTTGACACGTTGCAGGCAAGCCCTACAACTGATTACAttctatttgataaaaaaacatgaagggcaatagaggaaattagctgACACAATTCAAGTTTTCCTTCGCAAGtattttgtgatgtttttatCTATGATATGGTAAaatttacagtttccctcatttcactgtcttcttttcttcttctccttttcttttcttttttttttacctttcttcaGTAGGGCTTTCTCGGCATCGCTAAGGGACCTAGAAGATAAATTAATAACCCAGTTAGTTTTGTCAACATACGGTGTATCAACCGGTGACACAGCCGCCTGTATCTACGTGTAGCCAGGCTACGTGGACGATACCTTTACCATCCTGGATCGCGGAAAAGTGGATGTCTTCTTACAGCATCTAAACaaccagcagccttccatccgcttcaccatggaAACAagagaatgacaaaaaaaactcGCCTTCcatctgtcatctgttctggtttctactgattatccttttttctttcttgcagaaacttatCGAGATCGGAAAACCAAAAAACAGTGCCGAACCCGTCAACGAGTTCAAggctactgcggttttaccttatgtcaaaggtctgtccgaacagcttcgccgttgcctatccctgtgaatgcggcaaggtggACAGCGGAGACaaaattaaggagcacgatcgagacaaccgactcgcccgtaccgagaccgccgccgtttcagagcatgcccacaacaccggacacaagccactctggaacgaaatAAAGTTTATcgatcgtgacccttattatTACatgcgcagggtcaaagaggcaatttatgtaagacttcaccctgacaacatcaacagggatagtggaatcgaaattccagaagcgtggttgcccacgatcaaaaaacacaacaacaggagatcCGTGggacagcggaccgccgagggagtaaatcactgagtgaaacagGAAGgttcgaaatgcaccaatcagagcagttgaaagaaaaactaatcacagcagagcatcatgctttataagatcacacGAAGATTGGGAAAAacaaggtttgaatttttctgggccttagcgtaagagaaaacccagataagacacgactcACCTCCTTTTCTTTCTCAGATCCTTCGtggttcgcttctctttgttgatgaccccTTTTTAGTCTGTTTTCTGGAAACCCTTTatccacgaacttgaattataacaatttcctgcGGTTGAAAAAGCTTTAGTTCCGCCGGTGTGTTGCTTTGCGAGCTAATTAAAAGTTGCAAAGTACTGAGAATTACTGTAGAAATATAACATCAGCTATTTTGATCTCTCGCTCAAAACGCATGTTGCTAATTATTTGCTTCACATTTATTAGCCCACGTGAACCGCTCGTGTAATGCTTAACAGTGTGCACGCCGTACGCTGCGCTTAGTATCGGCACTGGAGTATGAGCACTTCATTGGGATCTACCGTTGTCTCCAGGCACTAGCGGGGTACCCTATTAACGCACacaatcgcgcctgcgcattactTTCTCCTTGTCCCTTCCATTACgtacgtaatggctaagatagtgcccgcaATGCAGTTagccgcgcatgctaaaagtagcaccttgtacggagGTCTGTACGGTGTCAACTCCAACTTGTTTCGGCCATGGGTTACTTCTATTTTGTATATCTATGGGGTTACGCTGCGCGCGCTGTGACCTCTGCTACTACAGTATCTCCCGGACATTTACCTCAAAGAGGAGTTCAAAGCTTCCAGAAGCCCCCCTTACCCTACCACACCCATTCACCTCTTACGAACAACGAACTTTGTGTCACACATTTAGTTGTCCTGACAACTGAGCACAAGCACGTTGAATCGGAAGCTTATTCTGTAAGAGTTTGATACACATTATTTTCCTAACGGAGTTTTCTGTAGCATCGTTCCTTTTCATTTCCTCAAACTAATGTCGCCGCAATGGCCGGCAAGCGAACCTTTATGTAAGAGGCAAGGTTGAAGAGCAAAGCTTTACGTATCCTCATCAACGGTAAGCCATGTTTTTACTAATTGGCCGTCTGAAAGAGATTCTAAAGTAATATTTTGAgttttagcccttcgtcagagcgaagaaATTCACCTAtgaatgtcaatcaaattaagaatgATTAACGTATAGTACAGTTCCCAACACTCTAGCAAGCCACGAATTAATTTTCAGTGATTATTTTGTGGACGACAGCGCCTTCACCTTCAGAATACTACTTTTAAATCCAGGTTTATCTCCCGGAGTCaatttaattagaattttttggCGAGTTTTCGTAAACAAAGTGGTCTATTGTGACAAAACATGGCGTTTTTGTCGTTTTCAAGCGGTAAACCTGTCTCGAGCGGTAAACCCGTTATTCCCCGTGGATAACCACCA from Pocillopora verrucosa isolate sample1 chromosome 2, ASM3666991v2, whole genome shotgun sequence includes the following:
- the LOC136279096 gene encoding ATP-binding cassette sub-family C member 4-like, which produces MAPKGGYRKISGDEDKKISFVSSLFFRWMNGVLKEGSQRPLDQNDFLPLSDENSGRFVTDKLQKIWKSEKHHCKMNGKRPRLWKSVFDMLSVKDVIIILTGNVLFTTSRLLLPLFLGYLVSKLMSTEAENTYRLYACALAMCLNGLIGGLGMHQQDYRCEILGIKIGSALRGLVYHKTLLLSKQTLLKFTAGRLFDLISNDVKRMEEETVKFFVLAVLAVPAFAGAIFLIYNLIGWQAVTGVFLLCILMPYFTILSYANAKLRLRTAVVSDQRISLMNQVVSGIRAVKTHAWEDEYGGKIKHVRRNEISVISKRTAIQSSIDALLYSATPLATLVSVVTMVLTGQTLTPANVFMLLSFMGVLKFIGMLVMTSGLMVTYDAYVSLGRIEEFLLLENLLEASESGKSNEPQQKAKRTSGSQSRIYLEKEAENMEKSSLSREATELRPTNLCVTNFSYAKTHRENEFILEGVNFFAPSNSLTVITGPVGSGKSTLLSAIAGEISNASGTIDYQGSVIYLPQTAWVFSGTIKENILFGQPFEESKYERIIDVCALKEDFQRLPDGDQTVVGERGEVLSGGQQARVSLARAVYAEGDIYLLDDPLSAVDFKVGQHIFNKCIKDLLVDKIVLLVSHQQQHMENADEVIVLYKRCILDKGRFTELHEKGVINSTVDPLYEAALKDKTESSWPFGSEDKEQHDDAEKCKKIHPLPNEARSLEIAKEDRTVGVVTSRLYWDYFRSGAHPLMITGMVGLSLITQAIIVAPDLWLSFLARLNQEDQKNKTYLSVFACLVGACFIFTIVRAYGFFHVCLKCAERLHDKMLVAILQAPVLFFDSNPVGRILNRFSNDIGCVDELLPKTFLAAMQMLLVIFAQILVTVATNVWLVFLVVPISVLVGFLSNYYLKTARELKRLESISRSPVFAHFSETLIGLDTIRTRGRQRDFVDALYRYQDVHNQAYIMVMASGRWLGARLDCLASFLLGAVALAAILVSQDAAYAGLALVYVIQTLSSTQYAVRKTSEVENYMTSVERVMTYTQLDQEPGYGEERAPPKDWPRRGSIVLRDVSLTYYPGGPQVLKNINLNVKGGAKIGVAGRTGAGKSSFVAALMRMPDADGKIIIDDIPIKEIGLQQARRGISILGQSPVLFSGSLRKNLDILDKFEDAELWQALEDVQLKDFVERLEAKLDHELLEHGANVSVGERQLICLARVLLQRSKIVILDEPTAHVDPNTEQTIWNVVREKLKEYTVITIAHRLNTIKDCEKILVLKDGEVKGFDSCDSIINIK